The following DNA comes from Scomber scombrus chromosome 7, fScoSco1.1, whole genome shotgun sequence.
TCACTTTTAAcgttttaattgtattttgaATGGTTGTACAATGGCTGGATTTGACTgttgtgtaaaatgtcaaacagcaatagagattaaaagtaaatagaaaatgtaatgGACTGCAATATTATTTGCCAGTGCAGTTGAACAAAATATTCAGACCTTTGGATGATTTGATTCAATTTAATAATATACGATATATGTTTCAGTCATTATGTTAAAGTTCTTGTAAATAAATTTTATGTACTCAAAGTAGACCTTTAAGTGTTGGCAGACTCATCAGTGACCTGACCTTGAGCATAGGCATTATGTGAATAAACAATCTGTACCAGTCATATTGAATCAGATATTATTGGATCACAAGCCAGTGATTCTTTGAGGTCAATCACCTTGAATGAACCACCTACACCTAGTGGCCAGTATCTCACTGTTGACCTTTTTTGGTAATTATTTAACCAATCAGGCAGCTTGAAGATATAAAAATGGGATTTGGGAGACCCGACAGGATGATACTGCAGCCATGAGGTCTCTGGTCTTTGTTCTGCTCATTGGAGCAGTTTGTGAGTGTGATTCAGTACTTGTAGAGATGGTTGACTATAATGTCTTATACACAGTGATGACTAGCAGCAATATGGGAAGTATGTCTGATGCTCTTATCTGTTTTCAGTTGCCATGGAGGATGACAAGATCGTCGGAGGGTTTGAGTGCACGCCCCACACAGAACCCCATCAGGTGTCTATGAATGCTGGTTACCACTTCTGTGGTGGCTCACTGGTCAGTGAGGACTGGGTTGtgtctgctgctcactgctACAAGTCGTAAGCACATTCTAGATATGTTTTATGCCTGACTTATTAATGGTGgaataaatattcaaaacatAGAAAACTAGCATCTATTTCTTGGTCTATCCATCTTTTTCCATCCTCTATCTCTTCCAGTCGCATTGAGGTGCGTTTGGGTGAGCACCACATCGGGGTCACAGAGGGCAGTGAGCAGTTCATTAGCGCTTCCCATATCATCCGACACCCCTATTACAACCGCTACACTCTTGAAAATGACATCATGCTGCTCAAGCTGAACAAGCCCGCCACCCTTAACCAGTATGTGCATCCTGTGGCTCTGCCCACCGGCTGTGCCCCTGCTGGCACCATGTGCAGAGTCTCTGGCTGGGGCAACACCATGAGCTCCAGTGAGTAGTAACTCCTACACCGcacttttgtattttaaactgtaGTTCCAGTTTcttctaaatgtgttttgttttccagcTGAAAAATATCACAGACCAAACATAAAGCGCATTTGTAAATTAAGTGGCACACAATCTCACTTCTGTTTTCTTGGGACAGCCGCTGACAGCCACAAGCTGCAGTGCTTGGACATCCCCATCCTCTCTGATGAAGACTGCAATAACTCCTATCCCGGTATGATTGACAACACCATGTTCTGCGCTGGATACTTGGAGGGAGGCAAGGACTCCTGTCAGGTGCATATCTCTGCTTTCAATCACGTACACAACTGCACTTCATGACCTTAATGTAGTAAAGTAGTGGACATATTCACAATGTAATGCTAATGTTAATTCATGCAAATAATATGTGTAGTGTAAGTGCAGTGTAAGTGCAATcatcctctgtctttctcaggGTGACTCTGGTGGTCCTGTTGTGTGCAATGGTGAGCTGCAGGGCGTTGTGTCTTGGGGCTATGGATGTGCTGAGAAGGACCACCCTGGTGTCTATGCCAAGGTAACACTTCACTACATCAACTAAAGATAAAACTCTCATAATGCTCAATGTGGTGACACTGTAACAAACTAACTAATGTCTTCTCATTTTCAGGTCTGTGTGCAGACTGAGTGGCTGCACAGCACTATGGCCAGCAATTAGATTGACCATTCAACCTCCACATCAGATCAATTATCAACTGCCCAAATGCCATCTTTTTTTGCAAAGTTGAAGATGTGCATCAAATAAAGtttttgaaatgaatgattggtttttctgttcaattataATTCTCAGAATTGTTCTTctattttatcttgtgttttaagCTTGCACAGCACGTTAGTCAACTGAGGTtgttgtaaatatataaataaacttagacttgacttgatttgacttgattattattttctttctactaaaaaatgtttgtccaattaatgcaaaaaaagtAACTTGGTGCTTGTTTCAGTGGGTTACAGGCCAGTTTAATTCACTAATTGTGAATTAGTGAATCAAACTGATGGATGAatgcttaaataaaataaattatgtcTATTCTTATTCCTTTATTGGTCATGACTTGATTTTACAaagtattataaatataattatttccAAAAGAAGAATCATTTCACCatcacaaaaaatatatatatttttttcactcTGGGACCAACAGAACAGAAATGCAATATAACCCTATAAATGTGAGATAGCTGACTTTATATGCCTAAAATTCTATAATTCTAAATTGAGCCTGTCCATATACAGTGACCCATATTCCATATAATCTAAGACACTTATATTTTTTggtctttctttattttatcaaatgtattcattttattcttgttGTCTTATCTGTTTTTTTACCCGTctgtttttgctatttttaattttcttggCTGCAAAGGGTGTTATGGGGgtaatcatttgtttttcatggcACACTCAACCATCATATCCGAATTTTGTTTTCAAGTTACATGTGCTGAGAAACACCCAGCTGCTGAGATACTGAGTCCACACACATCTAAATATAGAGGTGATGTGTGCACCTGTGCACCTCTGCGACCAGAGAAACATGagcaaacatttaacaaacatttatgTATTCgccaaaataaatgtagcaATGCTTAGTAATCCACTTAAAATATCTGTATTCGAAACTTATAAAGTGAAGAAGTAGTAGAAACACAAGTTGTGAAAACCTTTTCAGATGTTGttgatacattattattattattgacgGATGAGAGAGAAGAAGTGGTGGAGCTAGAAAAAGTGAAACTTCACAGACAGTTCTGTATTTACTACTCCTCCTTTCTTAGAGTTTATCCTTCACTTTTATTCTGCGGAATAAAAACTATAGCTGTTGATTAATAATACTTCACACAGAAGATCCAAAAGAGTGAAATACTTCAAAACTGCACAAAAGTCCAATGTACTTCTGCTCTCTAAACCAGGAGTTTGCTTTTTGACAACATTCATGTAAAGATATAAAACCCtccagagaaaaataaattgaatgcATGTGTGGCTATAAAAATCATTCCGTAATGATGTAGCAATCTAGTTAGGAAACATTTCTCATGAGACAAATGTTTGATATTATCATGACAATTAgtgaaaacataacaaaaccAGAGTTAAACTAATACATTAATTAGATATAATTATATTGAGGGTACTTGTAgataataaacatgaatacatCAAGGTGATCTACACTTATATTTTCTGTCAGAGTTTTACAAATTTGCTGACAAAAAATCTTCATCCTTATTTTTACAATGACAAGTGTTTCTTTATCTAATTCTAGAAATGGATCACCTAACCCTAATATCCTGCTGCAGTGATTGGCTCTCCAATGACCAATGAAAATGGCCGCCAAGCAGGGTGCGTCTCCTGACAGTGGATATAAACCAGGGCTACTGGTGAAGACCTGTCATCGACAGGATCACATAGCAACCATGAGGTCTCTGGTCTTCGTTCTGCTCATCGGAGCTGCCTGTGAGTAAATGTGCCTCCTAATCAATAAGTCTAATCAttcaaaaaaattgaaaaaaattcaCTTGAAGGCTAACTGTTtgactctctgtgtgttttcagttgccACGGAGGACGACAAGATCGTCGGAGGGTATGAGTGCACCGCTCATTCTCAGCCCCATCAGGTGTCTCTGAACTCTGGTTACCACTTCTGTGGTGGCTCCCTGGTCAACGAGAACTGGGTTGtgtctgctgctcactgctACAAGTCGTAAGCACATTCTTCATGTTTTCCCAGGATAAGAGTGGAATACAGATTTGTATGTGATAGTCATTTTTGTATGTTCTTGCACTAATCTCctgtcttctgtctttctctagCCGCGTGCAGGTGCGTCTTGGAGAGCACCACATCAGGGTCACCGAGGGAACCGAGCAGTTCATCAGCTCCTCCCGTGTCATCCGTCACCCCAACTACAGCTCCTACAACATCAATAATGACGTCATGCTGATCAAGCTGAGCGAGCCCGCCACCCTCAACCAGTATGTGCAGCCTGTGGCTCTGCCCACCAGCTGTGCCCCCGCTGGCACCATGTGCAAAGTCTCTGGCTGGGGCAACACCATGAGCTCCTGTGAGTAGGAACTCCAGCACCACACTTTATTTTTACTGCAGTGTAGTTCCAGTTTCctctaaatcatttttttttctccagctgctGATGGCGACAAGCTGCAGTGCCTGAACATCCCCATCCTGTCTCACAGAGACTGTGACAACTCCTACCCCGGCATGATCACCGATGCCATGTTCTGCGCTGGATACCTGGAGGGCGGCAAGGACTCTTGCCAGGTCTGTAATTCAGTGTCCATGCAGAAATATAGCTGATGAAATAAGTCATGATGAGTTTTGATTGGAATATTTGCAATTGAACTTCATCTCACACTATACTTTCTGTTGTCAGGGTGACTCTGGTGGCCCCGTTGTGTGCAACGGTGAGCTGCAGGGTGTTGTGTCCTGGGGATACGGATGTGCTGAGAGGGACCACCCTGGTGTCTACGCCAAGGTAACTTTAAAATAAGAAGGCTACTCAGTCAACATGCTGTGTCCTGTTAAACTGTCCTTAGGCTACCTGAACTGCATTGACACATTGGTTCACTGTTCTGTCTTCATTTCAGGTCTGCATCTTCAACGACTGGCTGGAGAGCACCATGGCCAGCTACTAAGTGATCCAAACAAGTTCAGTCAAGCAGCTCAACATCATTCGCTGTTTAGTTTCCATCTTTTGTACTGAACAATATGACAAATAAACCATTTGAAACAGATCATTTCAGTCTTGTTTGTGTGACATTTCAAAGAACAGTTTCTTAAGTATTCTTCAGAAAATGTAGTTCTTTCTCATAAATTTTTATTCCTCATTGTTAATGATTGCTGCGGTCCACCACATGAGAGCCAAACACACTGGAGACATTAAGACTCctttgaaaaacacattaaataaaacccaatattGGGCAAGTtagaaatccatttttttttccattttaagtCTCCTACTATAgtttaatgattaattattgaCAGTTATTACCATATTACTATACTATATAACAATAATGAGTTAGAGTTAAAAACTACATCCAACActtattatttttgttcataaatcaataaactggatgaaagagaaaaaaagaggtgcCACAAACATTGAATAACTAAACAAAGTGTCAATGCATTATTTATTCGACAACATAATTGTGATTGCTGTTGCCTTAGGAATATCCTAACATCCAACGTTGATgttgcatgtattttttttcaatatattaacattttaacactgaTGGCATTTTTATCCAGAATATCTTGTCTAAAGCATAATGACCTACAATATTGCTGACCTTTCTTCCTCAGTAGGATTTCTTGACTTATTTTAACtcaagttcagttcagtttttattgagctgtggaCAATCTTCAGGTACTTCCACATTATACAGTAGGAGTCTCAAACTGATTAGAAGATGGACGTCTGCGGTGGTTTTTGCtaattaataatttcatttcattaccCTGCCTTTGAATTATGAATACATTAATTATAAATGGATAtgcaaacagattttaaaatcaCTTAAAATTATACATATTGTCATTCATTTGCTTGAGTGTCCTCCTGTGATATTTCATCTCATCTATTTCTGTATCTTGTGTCACTGTGATAATGATGAAGAGGAATATTCCACTTCTCTAAAGCGGTGATGCACTCATGGTGCATTCATTGCAGTCTTCTTTCTGTCAGTGGAAGACTGATGGAAGATGCTGCTGTGCAACTGTCCATTGATTGATTTCAGGCAGCTGACTGCTTGTTataaatgagtcaaacaggaTATGCAGCATCACTTGGTCAAAACTGACTGCTGACAGCTGATGTTTCAACCAACAGCTTCAACCTTTCATGGACAAGAAAACACAGCAATTGTGGGAAGTAATCATAGAATTTCTGAGTATCATAATGTTAAACATGCATGGTGACACCAGTGTGACAACctgtagatttattttttttcttactaatACTGTCAGGTGATCAGTCAAAATATGCCAGACTCCATGATCTTTCTATAGCTAagctttaacccttacatattgtttatattctgaccCTTCATACTACAGAGTGGGTAATTTTTGGCCAAGCTCAATATCCCTTTATAATTAGTCCCTATACCAAATATtgaaacacaaatgtattttgcatcCATAATTATCTTATCAGCCAttattaaatgtgtgattaatcctATTGGGTTATATCAAAAATACATTCACTCTAtatcacactatattatgatctcATGTTATCTGAAACAAGAGAACAAAACAGCCCTAATTATTTCTATAAATATTATAcaaagtgaaggatgcaacaaTATTTTTGAGTGGTAAGTTTCATTATAAGCATTAAAACCATCAATCAACACTGCCCATAAATCACATGCCCCCTTTTCTGTCAATTGTACACAATCAACTCTGCATTCAGTGTATtaatcataaaacaaaacaatcaggGTTGCATATtacaaactaacaaaaatacaaaaacacaatattttttgtTGCATCTCCCTTTCTTTTGTCCACTTGTGGCTGCAGACAGATGAAAGCGAGATTCAGACTATTGTGCTGCTGTGCAGGCTcaggcacttttttttttacctgtgaaAGCTGCCTTCCACTGGTAATTAATGACTTTGATTTGTTACTTTGTATAGGCATATTTGCAGGTGCAGATACCCATGTGAGTGGAAAATGTAGCAATATGGTGGGAACAcatgcagcagacacacagacaattTATAATTGAACCTTTTTTAAGATTCCACATAACCAGCCTTTACTTTGACTTTACCTTTAAAATCCCTTTGAATATATACGGATCAAAAATGACCTGGAGCACCCTCTATTTATACCAGCTTGCCGTAAAGAtataattttgaaatatttccatatttgtatattctgggtcactttaggaaatGTCATTAAAGGATGTAATTCaaattttaatatcattttttattttcacactgtTGAGCACCAAAGTTGTGAAAACTATAATacaattttcagattttcagattttcagatttttacattttcacattttctactGGTGAAAGACCATGGAACCAACCAACCTTCAGCTATACTCATGACGAATGAAAGGTATTACAAGGGGGACCATTCTctgctttggaaaaaaaaccttttcctTGATTTCTCTGCTCCTATATTTGTTAGTAAGAGCTCACGATTAAGTAAattctgaatgaatgaatctttggacaattttaatgtaaaatctgACTTAATTTCAGACTCTTGTAGCCTATGAGCTTCCTTTACAGGAAGACACAAATAATCTGCACTCAAGAAACAAAATCTAAATGATTGCAGTGTTCATGTGCCCCTAGACGACTGAGAAAATCTAATTGACACTATTCAAGCAGTATTTGAAAGCTGAACAACAACACGTGTTAATTGGTTTTGATGGAATCTTATGGAGTGATTGTGTGGTGATATaattcaaagaaaaaacaaatatacacacaatacgTTGGATTTACTTACAAGCTCAGTTTGATTTGTGCACTGACACCATCTGTGATTGTTTGACTGTGGTTTATATTTACTTTGGTAAAAATCTCAACCtgaatttgaaataaataattgtgaATAAAGAATCATGTCTACAAGAGCAGATACAGCACTGCATTGTCAGCAATAATAAAGACACTGATACATCTCAGAATTGTAGATTTTATTGATTGTGTCTTGACTGAACACATCTCacatctcttcttctgtctcttttccactgtttctcctctgtctgctctctcacacactgcttttctttctgACACAACCCACCACGACATCCTGTTGCTGTCTCCTTCAGTTTAAATCTCTCTCTGGTTTCCACTCTGTCATGCTGTTGTGTGATGGGAGATCATAGCCTAGCTGTATGTGGAGAGAATTTCGTTGATCCAGGGCAGCAGAGAGCACACTTTGGTATAAACGCCTGGGTAGTTAGGCTGAGCACAACCATTGCCCCAAGAGACAACACCTTGCAGCTCCCCGTTACAAACCAGAGGACCACCAGAGTCACCCTGAgcaagggagaggaagaggaagaggaagagggggacaATATGAGAGGATTGAATTTATTACATGTATACACACTATCCAGTCTTATCTCATGTGCTGTGTAATTGTGTCAAAATACCTGACAAGAATCCTTGCCTCCCTCCAGGTATCCAGCGCACACCATCTGATCAGTGATCTGGCCAGGGTAGGAGCCATCACACTCCTTGTCGGACAGAATGGGGACTTCCACACACTGGAGGTAAAATGGGTTGAACACTGCAgataaaatcaagaaaaaaaaacaacagagaagtGGGTCCGAATTTTTAATGTAACTGAGCAACATCATAGAATATTAAAATCTATAAGCATTATATAAAATAGCTATTTAAGCATttaattatgtatgtatatttagctagtataatacaaaaaagtattttatcgCTGGTGGTAAGCCAAGCCATCTTGGTATTTGCTATGAGCAATAGTGCCTGTATGCTTCCCCAAGGgttaatgatttatttcaccAAAGTGTGATCATTTCTGTAATATTTGTGGTCAGAGGATTGACCTCAGCTTTAAACACAGAGGGAAACCTTACATGAAAGCAGTCAAAAATTTACTGTAGTCTCATCAGTACTCAATGCTTTATTGAAGACTTAAAAGGGTGTTCAAATGTATGGAAGGCCATGAATGTGATAATCTATCATGTTTTGCTTCCTCAGGTGATcttaacacaaacatttttgtctgtgttgtctGTGATAAAGGATCACAACACTATATTTTCTACTATCATGAGAAAACTATTTTTAGGGATTTCTCTGTGTAGATGAGGTGCACCTCACCTGAATCAGAGTAGATGTTCCCCCATCCAGACACGGTACACATGTCTCCAGGTTGGGCGCAGGCTTTGGGCAGGGCCACAGGCTTGACATACTGGTTCAGAGTGGCAGGGTGTACCAGCCTCATCAGCATGATGTCGAAGTCCAGGGTCTGGTAGTCGTAACTCTGATGCCAGTAGATGGCATCCACAGACATGTACTGCTCAGAGCCCTCATGCTTCCAGATGTGGTTTTCACCCAGGATGGCAATCTGTGAATAGgggctgaaaaaaaagagagagcacaaaaacaacatgattCTCCAAACCATAACGTTCTCAGTGAAATGTGTaaatacagtaatgtaataCAAACTTTTGCCAGCAGTGGGCAGCAGAGATGATCCACTTGTCGTTGATAAGGGAGCCGCCACAGTAGTGGTAGCCGAGGTTCAGGGACACCTGCCAGGGTTGAGAGTGAGCTTCACATTGGTAGCCACCCACAATCCTGTCATCCGTAGGGGCTGCCGCTGTGGTGTAAAGGTGAaacaaaatgctgcttataATAGTTACAATTCTTTTTTTACCCAAAACCTTTGTACATACTGCAGATGTGCTTTACCTGCAGCACCCAGGAGTGTAAGCACGATCAGGCCAATCATCTTGTGGCTTCTTACGAACAGACTGGACGTAAATGATCTGTCGCTCACTGCATTTATACCCCAACTCCTCTATGCACCCAATTCTTCCTACCCAACCCAATCTCCGTTCCACTCCTCCTGTCCCAATTCCCTGCTCTGAAAAACAACCTTATCTGTGTGCCACATCCATCCCCTCAGTTAATGAGTGAGCCACATGTAACTTGCCAGATATCACACCCACTGTCAACGAAGTAGAGTAAAAGTTTTTTCCTTGGgtagtgcttttttttttttttttttttttaagcagcaTCTGGTATTTTTTCCATTACCAGGGCGCATATCTCAACTCTTTTTACTGGTAGGCTGGTACGCATGtgtttttcagggtttttttccagACACAACAGTAAATTATTAGTACCCAGCCAcactgtattatttcatattggTAGATTATAATAGGATTTAATCATCTGCACTTATTGGAGGTTGAATACTATTGATTGCTATCTGATACACAAACGGGAATTACAATATGTTGATTAAACCTTAATTCTGCCGATTGGGGAATCACAGATCCCACGGGTCtactttttgtcatatctcaCAGTAGGGTTGGGCGataaattgatattatatcgttatcgtgatattttatagatatcaaCTTAGATTTGAATATCGTGAAATGGAATAAGTGTTgccttttcctgcttttaaaggctgcattacagtaagaatgtcattttctgagcttaacggGCTGCtttattatctgcctttatccacttagtcattatatccacattactgatgatcaTTTAACAAAAATCTCATTAcgtaaatattttgttaaagcaccaatagtcatccctacaacattgtcaaaatattgatatggagatatttggtcaaaaatattatgatatttgattttgtccatatcgcccagccctatcTCACAGGTGCTTTATTCTATTGCTCCAATTTTTCAGGAGTTTGTCAATCAATTTCTTCCTAATGACTTGTTCCTATTTCTGTTTAATtcgtgctttttaaaaataccaatgtATTGGGGTCCTGGGGTACTGTAGTTTTAACAAATGGAACTATTTATAGAATTCATGTTTGCCATAGATCACACACTATGTTCCAAGACTGCAGAGAAgtttattgggttttattcaAGGTTAACTAAAGGGACTAAAGGGACAGTCTTTAACCAATACTATCATTGATACAACATTTGGCAGTTAAGTCCTAAGATTAACAAACAACAATCTATTGCTGTAACCCAAACTCCTGATTCTTTGTATATTATAGCCTAACAATGAGTGACCCATGAGAATTATAAACAGGTGTTATATATCTGGAGACCTTGGCCAGCATTTATGAATAACTTACAGTTTGTATAACCAAAGAGTGTGTGATATGATGTGGCTGATGtgggaaaacatgaaaataagacTGTGATAAGAGAGTAGATTTGGGTGTAAACTTAGTACCCAGAGGTAAGAACGGACTCTAAGAACACAGATGTGGTCAACAGACTGAGggaacaggggggggggggggcgcggCTGAGCAGAGCGGGCTGGTAGGATATAAATGTGAGCTGGGTGGGTGTCCAGGTGTCTTCTGATCGTTCACCAGACACCATGACACTTCTCGCTCTGCTGCTGATGGTCGGAGCTGCTGGTAAAGACACAGACATACACTCATGCAAATAGATACACACAgcaccagtcaaatgtttggacacactttctcattcaagcgAATAGGACTGTAcatgtatatttaaatgtttaaaattttTGAAGGGAAGCTGTGGTTAATAGGTAAACCACACATCTTCTTTCTGTCCCCCTCCATctcttttaatgtatttgtgtgtgtgtgtgtgtgtgtgtgtgtgtgtgtgtgtgtgtgtgtgtgtgtgtgtgtgtgtgtgtgtgtgtgtgtgtgtgtgtgtgtgtgtgtgtgtgtgtgtgtgtttgtgtgtacagcgGCAGTTCCTCGTGAGGATGGCAGGATCATTGGTGGACAGGAGTGTGAGCCTAACTCTCGCCCATTCATGGCCTCCCTCAACTATGGCTACCACTTCTGTGGTGGGGTGCTCATCAACGAGCAGTGGGTTCTCTCTGTTGCACACTGTTGGTACAAGTAAGTACACATGGATAATGCAAAGACTGCTCTTAAAtatgcttttctctttttctgtgaaGTTCTTTCTATATTTAACCACTAATCTTGgttgatttatgtttttgttttgatataaAAACAACTGCAAACATCTGTAGGCAGAAGACTaacgctttttaaaaaatctttgaCCATATGTAAAAGTAGTGTAGTCTTTGTAATATAGACAAAACTGAGAGATTAAGACTGATGTAGAGTTATAACGAATAATTATACTGAAAGCATTAGGCTTTTTCTGCCTCTgcgtttttttaatatgttacaCTTCCTCTTTCAGTCCCTATTACATGCAGATCATGCTGGGTGAACATGATGTACGAGTGTTTGAGGGCACCGAGCAGCTTGCGAAGACCGATAACATCATCTGGCACCCTAGGTGAGTGAAAGACAATGAACCATCCTGTGTGTAAATCTTCTTTAGAAATGAATGATCATCTGATGTTTCTCATTCTTAtttgttctttctctgtgtgcagTTATGACTACCAGACCCTGGATTACGACATCATGCTGATCAAGCTGTTCAACCCTGTGGACGTGACAGCCGCAGTCGCACCCATCCCATTGCCCACAGGATGCCCAGTTGGTGGGATGGAATGCTCTGTGTCTGGCTGGGGTAACATTGCCCCGGATGGAGAGGGTAGGTTGATAATAAAGATATAGAGATTTCATTTTATAGCTACAGTTACAGGTAGAGTGTGCAAAGGACTGAACGTGGATGAAAACTTTGTAAAATGTTGACAACATAAATACTTAAAGCCACTTTACACTtatagcaccttttaaattattctgatatattatattattatcattattatacacaatattattatactatattaaatcatatttttttgtttgtggaaATATTTGACAATCCTGATGATAACGGTCCATGTTGCTTTCAATCCATTCATATCAGAGTTTGTCTGTGCAAAggatttgtgtctttttttaaggtTGCCACTCGAGGGTATCTTtgtgagacatttttaaaaatttgagcAAACTCAACAtacactgtcctgctgctgtaaatacttaCCAGTGTACCAAATCCATTAATAAAATAGTCCAccaacaaatacaacatttactaatgttttaagaaataaaactttatgTTTGTGACCCTTTTTtatcaaaaatatttacatcttAAGTAGGAATAAATGACAAGCACAAGCTGGGGAGGTCAGGAAGTATTTAGATTGTTTGAAATTTAGATTGATTAATGATCTTTAAGATGATGTATTTACTGAAGTTATCAGAGCCATCTCTGAGGTTTCTCTGTGTTCTGTCTGTTACAGTGTTCATGCCCTTCCGTCTGCAGTGCTTGGATGTGCCCGTAACGGATGAGCAGGACTGTGAAAACTCTTATCCTGGCATGATCACGCGCAGAATGTTTTGTGCCGGATACATGGATGGAGGCAGAGATGCATGCAATGTAAGTTTTAAAAGCTTCCAAAGACTAGCTGGACCCACAGCTTTGCATGTCAATCACTGGTCTCCTCACTGATACTCAATTCCTCTGTGCTTTTCAGGGTGACTCTGGCAGCCCCCTGGTGTGTAGGGGAGAGGTCTATGGCCTGGTGTCATGGGGACAGGGATGTGCCCTCCCCAACTACCCCGGTGTCTACGTCAAAGTGTGCGAGTTCCTTTACTGGATTGAAGACGTCCTGGCAGCCAACCCATGAAGAAATTACCCATTTTCCCTCCTCACTTCTTCAACTTATTCCCCTCATTTCTCTGC
Coding sequences within:
- the LOC133983149 gene encoding trypsin-2-like isoform X3, which produces MRFFILFHLYTTAAAPTDDRIVGGYQCEAHSQPWQVSLNLGYHYCGGSLINDKWIISAAHCWQKFIAILGENHIWKHEGSEQYMSVDAIYWHQSYDYQTLDFDIMLMRLVHPATLNQYVKPVALPKACAQPGDMCTVSGWGNIYSDSVFNPFYLQCVEVPILSDKECDGSYPGQITDQMVCAGYLEGGKDSCQGDSGGPLVCNGELQGVVSWGNGCAQPNYPGVYTKVCSLLPWINEILSTYS
- the LOC133983154 gene encoding trypsin-like, encoding MTLLALLLMVGAAAAVPREDGRIIGGQECEPNSRPFMASLNYGYHFCGGVLINEQWVLSVAHCWYNPYYMQIMLGEHDVRVFEGTEQLAKTDNIIWHPSYDYQTLDYDIMLIKLFNPVDVTAAVAPIPLPTGCPVGGMECSVSGWGNIAPDGEVFMPFRLQCLDVPVTDEQDCENSYPGMITRRMFCAGYMDGGRDACNGDSGSPLVCRGEVYGLVSWGQGCALPNYPGVYVKVCEFLYWIEDVLAANP
- the LOC133983149 gene encoding trypsin-2-like isoform X1, with the protein product MIGLIVLTLLGAAAAAPTDDRIVGGYQCEAHSQPWQVSLNLGYHYCGGSLINDKWIISAAHCWQNPYSQIAILGENHIWKHEGSEQYMSVDAIYWHQSYDYQTLDFDIMLMRLVHPATLNQYVKPVALPKACAQPGDMCTVSGWGNIYSDSVFNPFYLQCVEVPILSDKECDGSYPGQITDQMVCAGYLEGGKDSCQGDSGGPLVCNGELQGVVSWGNGCAQPNYPGVYTKVCSLLPWINEILSTYS
- the LOC133983149 gene encoding trypsin-2-like isoform X4 yields the protein MRFFILFHLYTTAAAPTDDRIVGGYQCEAHSQPWQVSLNLGYHYCGGSLINDKWIISAAHCWQKFIAILGENHIWKHEGSEQYMSVDAIYWHQSYDYQTLDFDIMLMRLVHPATLNQYVKPVALPKACAQPGDMCTVSGWGNIYSDSGEVHLLQCVEVPILSDKECDGSYPGQITDQMVCAGYLEGGKDSCQGDSGGPLVCNGELQGVVSWGNGCAQPNYPGVYTKVCSLLPWINEILSTYS
- the LOC133983149 gene encoding trypsin-2-like isoform X5, which produces MIGLIVLTLLGAAAPTDDRIVGGYQCEAHSQPWQVSLNLGYHYCGGSLINDKWIISAAHCWQKFIAILGENHIWKHEGSEQYMSVDAIYWHQSYDYQTLDFDIMLMRLVHPATLNQYVKPVALPKACAQPGDMCTVSGWGNIYSDSGEVHLLQCVEVPILSDKECDGSYPGQITDQMVCAGYLEGGKDSCQGDSGGPLVCNGELQGVVSWGNGCAQPNYPGVYTKVCSLLPWINEILSTYS
- the LOC133983149 gene encoding trypsin-2-like isoform X2, whose amino-acid sequence is MIGLIVLTLLGAAAAAPTDDRIVGGYQCEAHSQPWQVSLNLGYHYCGGSLINDKWIISAAHCWQKFIAILGENHIWKHEGSEQYMSVDAIYWHQSYDYQTLDFDIMLMRLVHPATLNQYVKPVALPKACAQPGDMCTVSGWGNIYSDSGEVHLLQCVEVPILSDKECDGSYPGQITDQMVCAGYLEGGKDSCQGDSGGPLVCNGELQGVVSWGNGCAQPNYPGVYTKVCSLLPWINEILSTYS